One stretch of Euphorbia lathyris chromosome 7, ddEupLath1.1, whole genome shotgun sequence DNA includes these proteins:
- the LOC136235209 gene encoding QWRF motif-containing protein 2-like, whose amino-acid sequence MRCELLFEFCFFMMVAAVSTPINPKTTPAASPRQNHNPTRPPLIPSDPDNALAPRRPKSREVTSRYMSSSSSSSTAKRSPSPLISRPAGMMTPMPSAPSTIKRSQSVERRRPATPRSNSLDLKIGSGNGVEVSNAQRMLITSARSLSVSFQGESFSLQVSKAKPAPTPISSRKGTPERRKGTPIPPRGTDQVENSRPVEQQRWPGRLRQPNSMTRSMDCGDSRRRLTGSGVNSNVVRALQSSLVDSRSSIESRLSSNSSNTDSEKHFVVRGSDIQNDHPVNSDTESVSSGSTSESIGNAGGGQAPRSRGVMVQARFWQETNNKLRRQPEPTSPISRTVGSKVIGPPKLIAPKKLGIDSPISSPKGVSNTRGQLSPIRGGALRPASPSKLGTRSATQSPMRGVSPSRMRNAVGAVVNSNLNNLNNPPSILSFAADIRRSKSGEHRMVDVHFLRILYNRLLQWRFTNARADSALSVQRSNAETSLHNARIKTSELLESVRAKRTELQWLRQNLKIISILKGQIEYLEEMALIDKDFACSLSGAIEALQASTLRLPIVGGARADVQKVKDAVCSAVDVMQAMASSICLLLSKVGGVNSLVAELANVAANERAMLGQCNDLLSVISAMQVKECSLRTHFLQLEREFPA is encoded by the exons ATGAGATGTGAACTGCTttttgaattttgttttttcatGATGGTTGCTGCCGTTTCAACTCCTATAAACCCCAAAACCACTCCGGCGGCGTCACCAAGGCAAAATCACAATCCAACAAGGCCTCCTCTCATACCTTCTGACCCCGACAATGCTCTCGCTCCTCGCCGCCCAAAATCCCGTGAGGTTACTTCTCGGTATATGTCTTCTTCGTCCTCTTCTTCTACAGCAAAACGATCTCCATCGCCATTGATTTCTCGACCAGCTGGTATGATGACTCCCATGCCCTCCGCTCCTTCCACAATCAAAAGGTCTCAATCTGTCGAGCGTAGGCGGCCTGCTACGCCGCGCTCTAATTCCTTGGATTTGAAAATTGGGAGTGGTAATGGAGTGGAGGTGTCGAATGCGCAGAGGATGTTAATTACTTCTGCGAGAAGCCTGTCAGTGTCATTTCAGGGGGAGTCATTCTCACTTCAGGTCAGTAAAGCAAAGCCTGCCCCAACGCCGATTAGCTCAAGAAAAGGTACGCCTGAGAGGAGAAAAGGTACGCCAATTCCCCCCAGAGGCACGGATCAGGTAGAGAATTCAAGGCCGGTGGAGCAGCAGCGATGGCCAGGGAGATTGCGACAACCGAATTCTATGACTAGGAGCATGGATTGCGGCGACAGTAGGAGGAGATTAACCGGATCTGGAGTGAATTCGAATGTTGTGAGGGCATTACAGAGTTCCTTGGTGGATAGTAGGTCCTCAATTGAGAGCAGATTGAGCTCCAATTCTAGCAATACTGACTCTGAGAAGCATTTTGTGGTCCGCGGATCCGATATACAGAACGATCATCCTGTAAATTCTGATACGGAGAGCGTGTCTTCTGGTAGTACGTCTGAGAGTATAGGTAATGCTGGTGGTGGACAAGCACCACGTTCGCGTGGGGTAATGGTTCAAGCACGATTCTGGCAAGAGACTAATAACAAGCTACGTCGACAGCCAGAGCCTACATCCCCAATTTCCAGAACTGTTGGATCGAAAGTGATTGGACCTCCTAAACTTATAGCTCCCAAGAAGCTTGGGATTGATAGCCCAATATCATCTCCCAAAGGAGTTAGTAATACTAGGGGACAGTTATCTCCAATTCGTGGGGGAGCATTGCGGCCTGCTTCTCCTAGTAAGCTAGGGACTCGGTCAGCTACACAGTCACCAATGAGGGGAGTTAGCCCATCAAGGATGAGGAATGCTGTCGGAGCTGTGGTGAATAGCAATTTAAATAATTTGAATAATCCGCCTTCAATTTTGAGCTTTGCTGCTGATATCCGTAGAAGCAAGAGTGGGGAGCATCGGATGGTTGACGTTCATTTTTTGAGGATTTTATATAATCGGTTATTGCAATGGCGTTTTACCAATGCCAGAGCTGACAGTGCCTTGTCAGTTCAGAGGTCGAATGCAGAG acaagcctgcataatgcACGTATAAAAACATCAGAGTTGCTTGAATCTGTCAGAGCAAAAAGAACAGAGTTACAGTGGCTGAGGCAAAATTTGAAGATTATTTCCATTCTTAAGGGGCAG ATAGAATATTTGGAAGAAATGGCACTTATTGACAAGGATTTTGCCTGTTCTTTATCTGGAGCTATTGAAGCATTACAGGCCAGCACACTCCGTCTACCTATTGTTGGCGGGGCAAGG GCAGATGTCCAAAAGGTGAAGGACGCTGTCTGTTCAGCAGTTGATGTCATGCAGGCAATGGCATCctcaatatgtttattattgtcaAAG GTTGGGGGAGTAAATTCTCTGGTAGCTGAACTTGCTAATGTAGCAGCAAACGAGCGTGCTATGCTTGGTCAGTGCAACGATCTCTTGTCAGTCATTTCAGCCATGCAG GTGAAGGAATGTAGCCTGAGAACGCATTTTTTACAACTAGAACGCGAGTTTCCAGCCTAA